From a region of the Sphingopyxis sp. YR583 genome:
- a CDS encoding TetR/AcrR family transcriptional regulator has protein sequence MSSQTAKVRVSKGSKRERVMEEAARTLNSHGVSNASLPVVAARLGVSRAALYYYFEDQEDLVFQSYQRTCEAMGKELAAAEAAGGDATVKLLRFVDSLLADDAPELAAISDLAYLAPERRAVISSRFQTVKAGIAALLAAGAARGELRECRASIIAPAILGLVLWVPIARQWRSNESLSHRDLVEALKAILREGVATDRRSTVEFRPIDIALGHVPDVNLFDGQAVAAAKQEALLGAASWLFNLKGVDATSLDEIATRVGVTKKVIYHNLGDKETLVAECYRRSFRHYEAVMRAARDYDGPRIAAIMAANYAFAQASLMEGSAPLSPLTGIEALPVSVREEIDQSTNFLMDTFLDIHAQGQAEQTVRSLDARALVAANPGGFEWLPKWFDTLSEAERAAAPLELAELYRVGLLPI, from the coding sequence ATGTCCAGCCAAACCGCCAAGGTCCGTGTATCCAAGGGTTCGAAGCGCGAGCGCGTTATGGAGGAAGCGGCGCGGACGCTGAACAGTCACGGCGTTTCAAACGCATCGCTTCCGGTGGTCGCGGCCCGCCTGGGGGTATCGCGCGCCGCCCTTTATTATTATTTCGAAGATCAGGAAGATCTCGTATTCCAAAGCTATCAGCGCACGTGCGAGGCGATGGGGAAGGAACTTGCCGCTGCGGAAGCGGCTGGCGGCGATGCCACGGTAAAGCTGCTGCGCTTTGTCGATTCGCTGCTGGCAGATGATGCGCCCGAACTCGCTGCGATCAGCGATCTCGCCTATCTCGCACCCGAGCGGCGTGCCGTCATCAGTAGCCGTTTCCAAACCGTCAAAGCCGGCATCGCGGCTCTGCTCGCGGCGGGCGCGGCCCGCGGAGAACTACGCGAATGCCGCGCCAGCATCATCGCCCCCGCCATCTTGGGACTCGTATTGTGGGTTCCGATCGCGCGCCAGTGGCGGAGCAACGAGAGCCTCTCCCACCGCGATCTGGTCGAGGCGCTGAAAGCCATCCTTCGCGAGGGTGTTGCGACCGATCGCCGCTCGACTGTTGAATTTCGTCCGATCGATATTGCTCTCGGCCACGTCCCCGACGTGAATCTGTTCGACGGGCAGGCGGTGGCTGCGGCGAAGCAGGAGGCGCTGTTGGGCGCGGCCTCGTGGCTCTTCAACCTGAAGGGGGTCGATGCGACCTCACTCGACGAAATCGCCACGCGCGTCGGGGTCACGAAGAAGGTGATCTATCATAATCTGGGCGACAAGGAGACCTTGGTCGCCGAATGCTATCGACGCTCCTTTCGTCATTACGAGGCGGTTATGCGCGCGGCACGCGATTATGACGGCCCCCGGATCGCGGCGATCATGGCCGCCAATTATGCGTTTGCCCAAGCCAGCCTGATGGAAGGGAGCGCCCCGCTGTCGCCGTTGACCGGCATCGAAGCCCTTCCGGTCTCGGTGCGCGAGGAAATCGACCAGTCGACGAACTTCCTCATGGATACCTTCCTCGACATTCATGCGCAGGGTCAGGCCGAGCAAACGGTGCGGTCGCTCGATGCCCGCGCCCTCGTTGCAGCCAATCCGGGCGGTTTTGAATGGCTGCCGAAGTGGTTCGATACGCTTAGTGAGGCGGAGCGTGCCGCTGCGCCGCTCGAACTCGCCGAGCTATACCGCGTGGGTCTCCTCCCGATCTAA